The Trueperaceae bacterium genome has a window encoding:
- a CDS encoding tetratricopeptide repeat protein — protein sequence GWVSCILGDFETATARSQEGRALHEMLGNERGVAVALNNLGWAATFQGDFERARELHAQGLRLRESVRDRRGVAYARSNLGWVLRGEGRFDDAASHLEEALGVLRSLHDDQLTAWELLHRGQVHHDLGEIDRAQALLEESRSLWQAVGNRTGLCWTLVVLGHVLRRRDRLTEARSRSVEGLGMARAISHRWGTAAGWCGVGWLELAQGRLEAAEDALVNSLDGRLAMSDRAGLAECLDLLAEIEARRLEWARAACSLVGVERLRERLSAPRPPVDRVRHEGLLERAKGELGSRFEGIWKRDTDPVDLAQGWLSQRRARPAS from the coding sequence CGGCTGGGTCTCCTGCATCCTCGGCGACTTCGAGACCGCCACGGCGCGATCGCAGGAGGGCCGCGCGTTGCACGAGATGTTGGGGAACGAGAGAGGGGTGGCGGTGGCCCTCAACAACCTGGGTTGGGCGGCTACCTTCCAGGGCGACTTCGAGCGAGCAAGGGAGTTGCATGCCCAGGGTCTACGCCTGCGCGAATCGGTGCGCGACCGGCGCGGGGTCGCCTACGCCAGAAGCAACCTCGGCTGGGTCCTGCGCGGCGAGGGCCGCTTCGACGACGCCGCCAGCCATCTGGAGGAGGCGCTGGGCGTGCTCCGCTCCCTGCACGACGACCAGCTCACCGCCTGGGAGCTCCTACACCGTGGCCAGGTCCATCACGACCTGGGCGAGATCGACAGGGCCCAGGCGTTGCTCGAGGAGAGTCGGTCGTTGTGGCAGGCGGTGGGCAACCGGACCGGACTCTGCTGGACCCTCGTCGTGCTGGGCCACGTGCTGAGGAGGAGAGATCGGCTGACCGAGGCGCGCTCCCGGTCGGTGGAGGGCCTCGGGATGGCCCGGGCCATATCGCACAGGTGGGGCACGGCGGCCGGCTGGTGCGGCGTCGGCTGGCTCGAGCTGGCCCAGGGTCGCCTCGAGGCGGCCGAGGATGCGCTCGTCAACAGTCTGGATGGCCGCCTCGCCATGAGCGACCGCGCCGGGCTCGCCGAATGCCTCGACCTCCTGGCGGAGATCGAAGCGCGGCGCCTCGAGTGGGCGCGCGCCGCCTGTTCTCTCGTTGGGGTCGAAAGGCTGCGCGAGCGACTGTCCGCACCGCGACCGCCCGTAGACCGCGTGCGTCACGAGGGGCTGCTGGAACGGGCGAAGGGCGAACTGGGGAGCAGGTTCGAAGGGATCTGGAAGCGGGATACCGATCCGGTCGATTTAGCCCAAGGCTGGTTGAGCCAACGGCGGGCCCGGCCCGCCAGCTGA